The sequence below is a genomic window from bacterium.
GGGACCGGCGTCCCGTCCTCTACGTTTCCGGTGAGGAGTCTGTCCGCCAGACGAAGATGCGCGCCTCGCGCCTCGGCGTGGACGCGCCCAACCTGCTCGTCCTCGCAGAGACCGATCTCGATCAGATCGTCTCCCAGATCGACAGGGTCCGGCCGTCGCTCGTGGTCGTCGACTCGATTCAGACCGTGTACCGCGCGGACGTCACGGCCGCGCCCGGCAGCGTGGCGCAGATCCGTGAGTGCACAGGCGACCTGCTCCGCGTCGCGAAGACCGACGGCGGGCCCGCCGTGCTGGTCATCGGCCACGTGACGAAGGAGGGCGCGATCGCGGGCCCCCGCGTCCTCGAACATATGGTGGATACCGTGCTGTATTTCGAAGGCGAGCGGCACCACGCATACCGGGTGCTGCGGGCGACGAAGAACCGCTTCGGCTCGACGAACGAGATCGGCGTCTTTGCGATGAGCGGGCGCGGCCTCACCGAGGTGGCCGACCCGTCCGCGCTGTTCCTGGCGGAGCGGCCGGAGGGTGCGTCGGGATCGGCGGTCGTTTGCGCGGTGGAGGGCACGCGGCCGCTGCTCCTCGAGGTGCAGGCCCTCGTGACGCGCACGCCGTTCGGCATGCCGCGGCGTACGGCCGCGGGCATCGACTACAACCGGCTGCTGCTGCTCCTCGCCGTGCTGGAGAAGCGCACGGGGCTGCACCTGTCGGCTCACGACGTCTACGTGAGCGTCGCCGGCGGCGTGAGCGTCGACGAGCCGGCCGCGGACCTCGGTGTCGCGCTCGCCGTGGCAAGCAGCCACCGAGACCGTCCGGTGGACGCGGCCGCGGTCGCCGTCGGGGAGGTCGGTCTCGGCGGCGAGGTGCGCGCGGTGAGCCAGATCGACCGCCGCATCGCGGAAGCCGCGAAGCTCGGTTTCCGGCGAGTCGTCGCTCCCCGCGCGAACCTTCCCGGTCTGGACGAGACGCCGGCCGGTCTGGAGATCACCGGCGTCGACGACGTCGCGGGGGCCCTCGAGCGCCTCGTCACGTAGCGCGGCCGCCGTCTGCGAGCCCACAAGAACGGCGAGCCCGGCGGCAGCGCCGCCGGGCTCGCCGTCGTTGTTTCGCCGCCGGGGGCGGCGACGTCAACGGGCCGTCACTTCAGGTTGAAGATGCCGAGGGTCTTGATGCGGCTGTGCTCCTTCTTGCGGATCGCCTCGAGGTCGAGGTCGAGCAGGTTGCACAGCGCCGCGATATAGAATAGCTCCGACCCGATTTCGCTCTCCACGGCCTCCGTGCAGCGCTCGCACAGCCGGCCGTCGAGGTGGCTCTGCACGTACCGGCGGATTTCGGAGAGTCCGACATCGGCCGGGAACTGCTGCTTGCTCGCCGCGACGGAGATGCAGCCGCAGGTCGTCACGGCCTTGGCGATCGCGCGGTTGACACGAGCGGCGGATTCCTGGAGCTTCGTCAGCACATCAAGAACGCTTCGGTGGCGCACCAGATACTCGTCGACCTGCGCCTGAAACGACGGGCTCGCTTCTTTCATGAACGGCGCACCCCCCAAGGGCTGGAACGCAGGTGTCATTATAGGCGGGGCGTTGCGCGAGTGTCAAGAAATTGCGGCGCCGGAATCCCTCGCGTCCGCATGCCCGCGGGACGGCTCGCGCCGCGAACATGCTATGATGTGGTCGAGATGCGCCGGCTGATTCGCGGTGTCGGTCTTGTGCTGGGCGCTGTGATCGGGTATCAGATCGCCGATGCCGTCCGCTTCGAGCTGGTGCGCGGGGGCGGGGAGGCGGCGCGCCTCGGCACGCTGGCCGCCGGGATTGCGCTCGGGGCGCTCCTTGGCGCGGCCGTGTCGCGTCCGGCCGCGGGGTGGTTCGTCTCGTCGATGGGCTGGGCGTTGCGCCGGCTGGGCGAAGTGCCGCTGCGCGACGTCGTGTCGGGCGCGGTCGGGCTACTCGCGGGGCTCTTCGCGGCGTTTCTCGTCAGCATTCCGCTGCAGCGCGTGCCGATCATCGGTGCGTACATCATTCCGATCGCGGCCGTGCTCGGGTTCGGCTACCTCGGCCTGCATCTCGGCATTCAGCGCCGCGGGGACGCGCTCGCGGCGTTCACCCGGTTGGCGGAGTGGATCGGCCGGGAGCGCCAGAGTCTGCGGCCGCGGCCCGGGGCGCATGAGCCCGGCGCGCGGCGGCGGCCGGCCGGCGGATGGCCGAAGCTCCTCGACACGAGCGCGATCATCGACGGGCGCATCGCCGACATCTGCCGCACGGGGTTCCTCGAAGGGCCGCTGCTCGTGCCGCGCGGCGTGCTTGTCGAGCTGCAGCACATCGCCGATTCCGGCGACGCGCTGCGCCGCAACCGCGGGCGCCGCGGGCTCGACGTGCTCGATACGCTGCAGCGCGAGCTGCGCGTGCTGCAGATCTACGACGACGTGCCCGGATTCGGCGAAGCCGTCGATGCGCAGCTCGTCCGCCTCGCCGGTTCGCTCAGCGCGGTGATCGTCACGACGGACTACAACCTGAACCGGGTTGCCGGCCTCCAGGACATCCGCGTGCTCAACGTGAACGAGCTCGCAAACGCGATCAAGCCGGTGATGCTGCCCGGCGAGGACCTGACCGTGCACCTGATCAAGGACGGCAAGGAAGCGGGGCAAGGCGTCGGCTACCTCGAGGACGGCACGATGATCGTCGTCGAGGGGGGTAAGAAGCACATCGGCCAAACCCTGCCCACCGTTGTCACGAGCGTGCTGCAGACCGTCGCGGGGCGCATGATCTTCGCGCGGCCCAAGGTCTTCGAGCGGGACGGCGCGCCGCGGTGAACCCGTTTTCGGTAGACGGCGCCGCAGCCGTGGCCGCGGCGGTAGTGCCCGCGGCCGGCCGGGGAGAGCGGTTTGGCGGGGGCGGACCGAAGGCCCTCGTTCCGCTGCGCGGGCGTCCGCTGGTCGAGTACGCGCTCGCGGCGCTGGAAGCCGCGTCGACGATTGAGACCATCGTCGTGGCGGCGCCGCCCGACGCCCTCGAGCCGGTGGCCGCCGCCGCCCGCCGCGCGGCGGGCCGGAAGCTCGCCGGCGTGGTGCCGGGAGGATCGGACAGACAGGCGTCGGTGGCCCTCGCGCTGGAGGCGCTCCCGGCCGGTCCCTCGATCGTGGTGGTTCACGACGGGGCGCGCCCGCTCGTTCCGGTTCGGCTGATCGACGCGGTGGCGGCCGCGGCCGCCCGGGACGGCGCGGCCGCGGCCGCCGTGCCGGTCGACGAAACGATGCGGCGCGGCGACGAGACGTGGCTGCGGGCGACGGTGGATCGCGCCGGGCTCTTCCGGATGCAGACGCCGCAGGCCTTCGAACGGACGCTGCTCGAGACCGCCCACCGCGACGCGGAGTGCGCGGGCTTCCGCGGCACCGACGACGCGGCGCTGGTCGAGCGGTTGGGACGGCCGGTGCGGCTCGTGCCGGGCGCGCCGACCAACCTGAAGGTGACGGTGCCGGACGATCTGGCCCTCGCGGAGGCGTTGCTGCGGCGGGACGAACCCGCACCGGCCGTCCCGCGGATCGGCCTCGGCTTCGACGCCCACCGCTTCGTGCCGGGCCGGGCGCTCGTCCTGGGCGGCGTGACTATTCCCTCGCCGCGGGGCCTCGACGGACACTCGGATGCCGACGTCGTCGTCCACGCGGTCATGGACGCGCTGCTCGGCGCGGCCGGCCGGGGCGATATCGGTACCCTCTTTCCGCCGACCGATCCGGCGTACCGCGGGGCCGACAGCATGCGGCTTCTCGGCCGCGTCCGGGAGCTGCTCGCCGAGCACGGCTGGCGGGCCGGGCACGTGGACGTGGTGGTGATGGCCGAGGCGCCGCGTCTTGCGCCTCACGCCGACGCGATGCGCCGGGGCTTGGCGGCGGCGCTCGGCACGGACCCGTCACGGATCAGCATCAAGGCCACGACGCTCGAGGGGATGGGCGCAATCGGTCGCGAGGAGGGCATCGCGGCGCAGGCGGTCGCGAGCCTCGAGCCCGTTGCTCCGCGGTCCGTGACGCCATGAAGCGCGGCGCGCGCCGGCCGTCGCCGCCGAAGGGACGCGAGGGTCCCGGCCGTTGGATCGACGGCCGCTATGTCCGGCCGCGGCGCAACCTGCTGCCGATCCTGATCGAGGAGTCCGTCTGCGAAGAGCCGGTGACGGTCGAACCGACGCTCGGCAAGCCCGCGTCGAGGCCGGCGGGCTTCTGGCGGGGTTCGGAGTTTCACCGGGTGGTCCGGTTGTTCGGCCGTCGCTTCGAGCGCGACGCGATGCACATCCGGGTGCTGGGCGGGCGCGGTCACGTCTACGAGCTGCGCCGGACGCTCGAAATGGATTCGTGGACCCTGCGAAGCCGCTGGCGCTGGGACCTCGTGGCAACGATCCGCCTCGTCTCCGTGCGGCGGCTGCCATCCGACCCGCGCCAGTGGATCTGGCCGACGGGAGCCGGAGCCAGTTGAGCTCGCCCGCGCAGACGGCCGGAGCCCCGGGCATGAGGAGCGCCTCCGCGCTCAAGGTGTACAGTACCCTCACGCGGCGCAAGGAGCCGTTGGAGACCGTGCACCCGGGCGAGGTCCGGATGTACGTCTGCGGCCCGAACGTGTACGGTCCTTCGCATGTCGGACACGCGATGTCGTACGTGGTGTTCGACGTGATGCGCCGCTACCTCGCGTACCGCGGCTACCGGGTCCGCTACATCCAGAACTTCACGGATATCGAGGACCGGATTATCGAAACCGCGGCGGTCGAGGGCACCACGACCGAAACACTCGCCGAGCGGTACATCGCACGGTTCCTCGCCGAAATGGACGCTCTCGGGGTGCAGCACGCCGACGGATATCCGCGCGCGACGCAGGTCATCCCCAAGATGATCGAGATCATCCGGGTCCTCGCGTCCCGCGGCCTGGCCTATGCCGCGGGCGGCGATGTGTTCTTCCGGGTCACGGCCTTTCCGGGGTACGGCAAGCTCTCGAGGCGCTCGCTCGACGAGATGATGGCCGGAGCCCGCGTCGACGTGGACGCCCGCAAAGAACATCCGATGGACTTCGTGTTGTGGAAGGCTGCGAAGCCGGGCGAGCCCGCGTGGGACAGCCCGTGGGGCCGCGGCCGTCCCGGCTGGCATATCGAATGCACCGCGATGTCGATGGAATACCTCGGGCCCCAACTCGATATCCACGGCGGAGGCCAGGACCTCGTGTTCCCTCACCACGAGAACGAGATCGCGCAGTCCGAGGGTTACACGGGCTTGCCGTTCGTCCGTTACTGGACGCACCACGGCTTGCTGCGTCTCACGGGCGGGCCGGAGAAGATGACGCGGCACCTCGGCGGAATCATCACGATTCACGAAGCGCTGGACCGCTACCACGCGGACACGCTCCGGGTGTTTATTCTATCGTCGCACTACCGCAGCCCGCTCACCTGGACAGACGAGGCGCTGGCCGCCGCGGCCGCGGGCGCGGAGCGGCTGCGCACGGCCCGCGAGAACGCGGAGGATCTGCTCGCGGCGGACGCCGCGGCGGGTCCGGATGCGCCCGAGGTGACGGCGGTGCTCGGCGCGCTGGCGGAGGCGGGTCCCGCGGCGCGGATGGCCTTCGAGACCGCGATGGACGACGATTTCGGCACGCCCGCGGCGCTGGCGGCGCTCTTCGATCTCGCCACGGCGATCAACCGGGTCACGGATGCGGCCGTGCGGCGGCGTGCGCGTCTGTCCTCCGACGCCGCCCGTACGGTGCGGGAGACGCTCGGCACGCTGCGGGAGCTGTCGGGGCTGCTCGGGCTGCGGCTCGTCACCGCCCTCACCCCGGCGCAGACCGCCGCGCTGGCGGAGCTCGCGCGGCGCCTGTCCGAGGAATATCCGGATCTGTTCAAGCCGGAGGAGCGCCCCGACGCCGGAGCGCCGGCGGAGGCCGGTTCCGCCTTGGTCGCCTACATCGCGCGCGGGAGAGTCGAAGCGCGC
It includes:
- the radA gene encoding DNA repair protein RadA produces the protein MPKATRLGGAEPRTVFVCQECGYESSKWLGRCPGCGAWNSLVEERVGPPAAGRRPVREPGAAEGGRGAGAVEAVPIADVALDEAVRRGTGLPEVDRVLGGGVVPGSLILVGGDPGVGKSTLALAAAHHMARASGAAGDRRPVLYVSGEESVRQTKMRASRLGVDAPNLLVLAETDLDQIVSQIDRVRPSLVVVDSIQTVYRADVTAAPGSVAQIRECTGDLLRVAKTDGGPAVLVIGHVTKEGAIAGPRVLEHMVDTVLYFEGERHHAYRVLRATKNRFGSTNEIGVFAMSGRGLTEVADPSALFLAERPEGASGSAVVCAVEGTRPLLLEVQALVTRTPFGMPRRTAAGIDYNRLLLLLAVLEKRTGLHLSAHDVYVSVAGGVSVDEPAADLGVALAVASSHRDRPVDAAAVAVGEVGLGGEVRAVSQIDRRIAEAAKLGFRRVVAPRANLPGLDETPAGLEITGVDDVAGALERLVT
- a CDS encoding DUF1573 domain-containing protein, with protein sequence MKEASPSFQAQVDEYLVRHRSVLDVLTKLQESAARVNRAIAKAVTTCGCISVAASKQQFPADVGLSEIRRYVQSHLDGRLCERCTEAVESEIGSELFYIAALCNLLDLDLEAIRKKEHSRIKTLGIFNLK
- the ispD gene encoding 2-C-methyl-D-erythritol 4-phosphate cytidylyltransferase; this encodes MNPFSVDGAAAVAAAVVPAAGRGERFGGGGPKALVPLRGRPLVEYALAALEAASTIETIVVAAPPDALEPVAAAARRAAGRKLAGVVPGGSDRQASVALALEALPAGPSIVVVHDGARPLVPVRLIDAVAAAAARDGAAAAAVPVDETMRRGDETWLRATVDRAGLFRMQTPQAFERTLLETAHRDAECAGFRGTDDAALVERLGRPVRLVPGAPTNLKVTVPDDLALAEALLRRDEPAPAVPRIGLGFDAHRFVPGRALVLGGVTIPSPRGLDGHSDADVVVHAVMDALLGAAGRGDIGTLFPPTDPAYRGADSMRLLGRVRELLAEHGWRAGHVDVVVMAEAPRLAPHADAMRRGLAAALGTDPSRISIKATTLEGMGAIGREEGIAAQAVASLEPVAPRSVTP
- the cysS gene encoding cysteine--tRNA ligase, translating into MRSASALKVYSTLTRRKEPLETVHPGEVRMYVCGPNVYGPSHVGHAMSYVVFDVMRRYLAYRGYRVRYIQNFTDIEDRIIETAAVEGTTTETLAERYIARFLAEMDALGVQHADGYPRATQVIPKMIEIIRVLASRGLAYAAGGDVFFRVTAFPGYGKLSRRSLDEMMAGARVDVDARKEHPMDFVLWKAAKPGEPAWDSPWGRGRPGWHIECTAMSMEYLGPQLDIHGGGQDLVFPHHENEIAQSEGYTGLPFVRYWTHHGLLRLTGGPEKMTRHLGGIITIHEALDRYHADTLRVFILSSHYRSPLTWTDEALAAAAAGAERLRTARENAEDLLAADAAAGPDAPEVTAVLGALAEAGPAARMAFETAMDDDFGTPAALAALFDLATAINRVTDAAVRRRARLSSDAARTVRETLGTLRELSGLLGLRLVTALTPAQTAALAELARRLSEEYPDLFKPEERPDAGAPAEAGSALVAYIARGRVEARRRKDWTTADRVRSELSPLGVLLEDTPSGFKWRVR